A part of Halobacillus shinanisalinarum genomic DNA contains:
- a CDS encoding AAA domain-containing protein, with product MKALANHVGLKKEDGQTLLAGHFQGLSLVSPRSVLSSYLEMKPLKKEEKPPTILFPFGFNSSQKSAAEKAMKDQVSIIEGPPGTGKTQTILNIIANAIMNDKTVAVVSNNNDATANVFEKLQKHGLEFIAASLGNKKNRDNFFNEQDDTYPAINDWKLDEEEYQSIDAKLRGEQQRLTHMLERKNRLASLKQELSNLKLEHQYFLDYLSTTDVEGLKLKTLFRLSADKVLSILVSYKKMAEKEKIKGSSKIWQFIVHGIYSFKIYSYPAEEVVTFLQMKYYELKMQELTTEMDKIAQELESYHFDSAMEEYREASMKLFKASLAKRYGSKRERTQFGKKALCNDFERFIKDYPLILSTTHSLRNCAPKNYLFDYVLVDEASQVDIVTGTLALSSAKNAVIVGDLKQLPNVVTDEVRNVTDRVFASYRLSSSYHFAEQSLLSSMINLYADIPRTLLKEHYRCHPKIIGFCNQKFYNNELIVLTEDEKTESPIKLYQTVKGDHARERVNQRQVDVVFNEVLPQQNNAEQSVGITTPYRPQANKLQEHNVMPEIQADTVHKYQGREKDMMILSTVSNKVKVNDFVDKPDLINVAVSRAKEKLVVVVADGSESWHGTNIGDLVKYIKYNNFEIIQSEIRSVFDLLYSSYSDKLLKVMANIKKVSKYQSENLMNAVIEDVLGENEFIGLDHVLHQPLRMLIKDPGKLNENERTYAMNILTHADFVIFNKMDKMPVLVVEVDGHAYHENNPTQLRRDEMKDTILKKYSIPIVRMKTTESEEETILRNKLKELLRLSTG from the coding sequence TTGAAAGCACTTGCTAACCATGTGGGTTTAAAAAAGGAGGACGGGCAGACTTTATTAGCCGGTCACTTCCAAGGTCTTTCTTTAGTAAGTCCTCGTAGTGTTCTTTCTTCTTATTTGGAAATGAAGCCTCTGAAAAAAGAGGAAAAACCTCCGACGATCTTATTTCCTTTTGGGTTTAACAGCAGTCAGAAGTCAGCGGCTGAAAAAGCGATGAAGGATCAGGTGAGTATCATTGAGGGACCTCCGGGAACAGGGAAGACTCAGACGATTTTAAATATCATTGCTAATGCAATCATGAATGATAAGACGGTTGCTGTAGTTTCTAATAACAACGATGCTACTGCTAATGTGTTCGAAAAATTGCAGAAACATGGATTAGAGTTTATAGCTGCATCGCTTGGTAATAAAAAGAATAGGGATAATTTTTTTAATGAGCAGGATGATACCTATCCAGCTATAAATGATTGGAAGCTGGATGAAGAGGAGTATCAATCGATTGACGCAAAGTTGAGGGGTGAACAGCAACGTTTGACGCATATGCTTGAAAGAAAGAATAGGCTTGCTTCATTGAAACAGGAGTTATCAAACTTGAAACTAGAGCATCAATATTTTTTGGACTATTTATCAACTACAGATGTAGAAGGATTAAAATTGAAGACTCTTTTTCGTTTGAGTGCTGATAAAGTATTGAGTATCCTGGTTAGCTATAAAAAGATGGCTGAGAAAGAAAAGATAAAAGGCAGCAGTAAAATTTGGCAGTTTATCGTTCATGGTATCTATAGTTTCAAGATCTACTCCTATCCGGCAGAGGAAGTCGTTACCTTTTTGCAAATGAAGTATTATGAGTTGAAAATGCAAGAGTTAACGACTGAAATGGATAAGATAGCGCAGGAACTCGAGAGTTATCATTTTGACAGTGCGATGGAAGAGTATAGGGAAGCGTCGATGAAACTGTTTAAAGCTTCTTTAGCTAAGAGGTATGGCTCAAAGAGGGAGAGGACTCAATTTGGAAAAAAGGCCCTTTGTAATGACTTTGAACGATTTATCAAAGATTATCCCCTCATTTTAAGTACAACTCATTCTTTACGGAACTGCGCACCAAAGAACTATTTGTTCGACTATGTTCTTGTGGATGAGGCGTCGCAGGTGGATATCGTTACAGGTACTTTGGCTTTATCTTCCGCGAAAAATGCCGTCATTGTTGGAGATCTGAAGCAACTTCCCAATGTAGTGACAGACGAAGTGAGAAACGTAACGGACAGGGTCTTTGCTTCCTATCGCCTATCATCTTCCTACCATTTTGCAGAACAAAGCTTATTGTCTTCGATGATTAACTTATATGCTGATATTCCACGAACTTTATTAAAAGAGCATTATCGCTGTCATCCGAAGATTATCGGTTTTTGTAATCAAAAATTTTACAACAATGAATTGATTGTACTAACTGAAGATGAAAAAACGGAAAGTCCGATTAAGTTGTACCAAACAGTGAAGGGAGATCACGCGAGGGAGAGAGTCAATCAACGGCAGGTCGATGTAGTCTTCAATGAGGTGCTTCCACAACAAAACAATGCGGAGCAGTCGGTCGGTATCACCACCCCTTATCGCCCACAAGCGAATAAACTTCAAGAACATAATGTAATGCCTGAGATCCAGGCAGATACCGTTCATAAATATCAGGGAAGAGAAAAGGACATGATGATCTTGTCGACTGTCTCAAATAAAGTGAAAGTTAATGATTTCGTAGATAAGCCAGATCTTATTAATGTAGCTGTATCGCGTGCCAAAGAAAAATTAGTCGTCGTTGTGGCTGATGGAAGTGAATCCTGGCATGGTACGAACATCGGTGATTTGGTCAAGTATATCAAATACAATAATTTTGAAATCATACAAAGTGAAATTCGTTCTGTATTCGACCTTCTCTATAGCAGTTATTCAGATAAGTTACTGAAGGTCATGGCCAACATTAAGAAGGTATCCAAATATCAATCCGAGAATTTGATGAACGCAGTGATTGAAGATGTCTTGGGTGAAAATGAGTTCATTGGGCTTGACCATGTCCTCCATCAGCCATTAAGAATGTTGATCAAGGATCCCGGCAAGCTCAATGAAAACGAACGGACTTATGCCATGAATATATTGACACATGCGGATTTTGTTATTTTTAATAAAATGGATAAAATGCCGGTGTTAGTCGTTGAGGTGGACGGACATGCCTATCATGAAAACAATCCGACTCAGTTAAGAAGAGATGAAATGAAGGATACTATTCTAAAGAAGTACAGCATTCCGATTGTACGTATGAAAACAACAGAAAGTGAAGAAGAAACTATTCTTCGTAATAAGCTTAAAGAGCTTTTACGGTTGAGTACAGGATGA
- a CDS encoding group-specific protein: MRKCNIDHSQEDVVNKLESQKEFLPNHLADGTRDFLQKEHSQETLNDLFHLLKKYDLSSESEQKERNEAIEKMIAS; encoded by the coding sequence ATGAGGAAATGTAATATCGATCATTCACAAGAAGATGTGGTGAACAAGCTTGAAAGTCAGAAAGAATTTTTACCGAATCATTTAGCTGACGGGACACGTGATTTTTTACAAAAGGAACATTCCCAAGAAACACTAAATGACTTATTCCATCTTTTAAAAAAGTATGACCTTTCGTCTGAAAGTGAACAAAAGGAAAGAAATGAAGCGATCGAGAAAATGATAGCTAGTTAA
- a CDS encoding alpha/beta hydrolase family protein → MEKVFYGKNENHFGELRLPEGKGPHPVAIVIHGGFWRESFGLDLMTNVAEDLTSNGFATWNIEYRRVGQEGGAWPVTLTDVAQACDHLLSLADTYPLDLKRVITIGHSAGGHLALWLAARHRMPKDSELHLIDHPFSISGAVSLAGVNDLEMMYGVHHFRDQTLSTEPNNPTADLLQSTPEEHPERYQEASPIELLPLGVPQVLVHGALDVNVPIGISDHYHRKAQEAGDFVKLVELPEAEHFMLTDTSTQAWAEIREEVKTLLLNL, encoded by the coding sequence ATGGAAAAGGTTTTTTATGGTAAAAATGAAAATCATTTCGGCGAGCTGCGTCTTCCTGAAGGTAAGGGGCCTCATCCAGTTGCTATTGTTATTCACGGAGGTTTTTGGAGAGAATCGTTCGGACTTGATCTTATGACAAATGTCGCTGAAGATTTGACGTCAAATGGGTTTGCCACCTGGAACATTGAGTATCGTCGGGTTGGACAAGAGGGCGGTGCGTGGCCCGTAACGCTGACAGATGTTGCTCAAGCCTGTGATCACCTGTTATCTCTGGCTGATACATACCCCTTAGATTTAAAACGAGTAATTACCATCGGCCACTCTGCTGGAGGTCACTTGGCACTATGGCTAGCAGCTCGTCACCGCATGCCTAAGGATAGTGAACTGCATCTAATCGACCACCCTTTTTCTATTTCAGGTGCGGTTAGTTTAGCAGGCGTTAATGATTTAGAGATGATGTATGGCGTCCATCATTTCAGAGACCAAACCTTATCAACAGAGCCCAATAATCCAACGGCAGACTTGCTCCAAAGTACTCCTGAAGAGCATCCAGAACGTTATCAAGAGGCATCCCCTATAGAACTGCTTCCTTTAGGTGTACCGCAAGTGTTGGTTCATGGGGCACTCGATGTAAATGTTCCTATTGGTATTAGTGATCACTATCATCGGAAAGCACAAGAAGCTGGCGATTTTGTAAAACTAGTAGAATTACCGGAAGCCGAGCATTTTATGTTAACAGATACCTCTACACAGGCATGGGCGGAGATTCGTGAAGAAGTCAAAACACTTCTACTAAATCTATAG
- a CDS encoding YjiH family protein: protein MSDSAQSNEQNHSQSHDTESVGSKNSMDVLKFIIPSIVGILLFMVPLSIQGEITIPVALLASWVQSTFAEVLPEFITVIIMLTAVITVVTKAFEPAWILERPFLKELFGVSTVWFWARIAAAVFVVMTFFGIGPEFIWSDATGGLLFNDLIPALFAVFLFAGLLLPLLLDFGLLELCGALLTKIMKPIFTLPGRSSIDCLASWLGDGTIGILLTNKQYEGGFYTKREAAVIGTTFSVVSITFTIVVLTLVDLQHMFFQYYLTIIIAGLAAALICPRIPPLSRKTNQYYEHADNQYNEKIPGDISSFKWGISQAVGKAKNTSWSNVIKGGGQNVLDMWMGVIPIVMAIGTIALIVAEYTPVFEFIGAPFIPLLQLMQVPEAAAAAPTMVVGFADMFLPAVLGSGIESPLTRFVIACVSVTQLIYMSEVGGLLLGSKLPVKFMDLVIIFLERTLITLPIVVLMAHLFF from the coding sequence ATGAGCGATTCTGCCCAAAGTAATGAACAAAATCATTCACAAAGTCATGATACCGAATCAGTAGGCAGTAAAAACAGCATGGATGTTTTAAAGTTTATAATTCCTTCAATAGTTGGAATCCTCTTATTCATGGTACCTTTAAGTATCCAAGGGGAAATTACAATTCCAGTCGCTTTACTTGCGAGCTGGGTTCAAAGTACATTTGCCGAAGTGTTACCAGAATTTATTACGGTCATCATTATGTTAACGGCTGTAATAACGGTGGTTACAAAGGCGTTTGAACCGGCGTGGATTCTTGAGAGACCTTTTTTAAAAGAACTTTTTGGTGTATCGACGGTCTGGTTTTGGGCAAGAATAGCAGCCGCCGTTTTTGTCGTAATGACCTTTTTTGGAATCGGTCCCGAATTTATCTGGTCAGATGCAACGGGCGGCCTACTTTTTAACGATCTTATCCCAGCTTTATTTGCCGTGTTCCTATTTGCCGGTTTGCTCTTGCCGCTGTTGTTGGATTTTGGTCTGCTCGAATTGTGTGGAGCTTTATTGACAAAAATCATGAAACCAATTTTCACGTTACCAGGTCGGTCTTCTATCGATTGTCTGGCTTCTTGGTTAGGAGACGGTACGATCGGTATACTTCTAACCAACAAGCAGTACGAGGGTGGTTTTTATACAAAAAGGGAAGCGGCAGTTATCGGGACAACCTTTTCCGTTGTCTCTATCACATTCACAATTGTTGTGTTAACGTTAGTGGATCTACAACATATGTTTTTCCAATACTATCTAACCATTATCATAGCAGGACTTGCCGCCGCCTTGATTTGTCCGCGCATTCCACCATTATCAAGAAAGACCAATCAATACTATGAACATGCTGACAATCAATATAATGAGAAAATTCCGGGGGATATCTCTTCATTCAAGTGGGGAATCAGCCAGGCAGTGGGAAAGGCAAAGAATACAAGTTGGAGTAATGTTATAAAAGGTGGGGGGCAAAACGTTCTCGATATGTGGATGGGAGTTATTCCAATTGTTATGGCGATTGGAACGATAGCGTTAATTGTCGCCGAATATACACCAGTATTTGAGTTTATAGGCGCGCCGTTTATCCCTCTCCTTCAATTGATGCAGGTTCCTGAGGCTGCCGCTGCGGCTCCAACGATGGTCGTTGGATTCGCGGATATGTTTTTGCCAGCAGTGTTAGGGAGTGGCATTGAGAGTCCATTAACAAGGTTTGTCATCGCCTGCGTATCGGTTACTCAATTGATCTATATGTCTGAGGTAGGAGGACTTTTACTTGGTTCGAAGCTCCCCGTTAAGTTTATGGATCTAGTCATCATCTTCCTTGAGCGCACACTGATTACACTGCCAATTGTTGTTCTTATGGCACATTTATTCTTTTAA